In one Candidatus Absconditicoccus praedator genomic region, the following are encoded:
- a CDS encoding 5' nucleotidase, NT5C type: MRKIIGIDLDEVLSETVEHALKANDYKICGIPIRKEQINDYYIFRMKEFEGMQQEAVDFFGDFLLSEKAKEIKPVDGAYEKLKELKSAGYTLNVVTARRDFLKDRTYEWLDKNLPSLISDVYFTNSFGDNQIKKSEVIKKIGADYMFEDNFEYAFDVASVGVKTFLLEKPWNANQTENTGLIKRIASWNEFSLEML; this comes from the coding sequence ATGAGAAAAATAATTTGAATAGACTTGGATGAAGTGCTTTCAGAAACTGTAGAACATGCTCTTAAGGCAAATGATTATAAAATATGTTGAATTCCTATTAGAAAAGAGCAAATTAATGATTATTATATTTTCAGAATGAAAGAGTTTGAGTGAATGCAGCAAGAAGCTGTAGACTTTTTTGGTGATTTTCTTTTATCAGAAAAAGCCAAAGAAATCAAGCCTGTAGACTGAGCTTATGAAAAATTGAAAGAACTGAAATCAGCTTGATATACCTTGAATGTTGTTACAGCTAGAAGAGATTTCCTAAAAGATAGAACTTATGAATGGCTTGATAAAAATTTACCATCTTTAATAAGTGATGTGTATTTTACAAATAGTTTCTGAGACAATCAGATCAAAAAGTCTGAAGTTATCAAGAAGATATGAGCTGATTATATGTTTGAAGATAATTTTGAGTATGCTTTTGATGTTGCTTCGGTTTGAGTAAAAACTTTCTTGTTGGAAAAGCCTTGGAATGCTAATCAAACTGAAAATACTTGACTTATAAAAAGAATAGCTAGTTGGAATGAATTTAGTTTAGAAATGCTTTAA
- a CDS encoding gamma-glutamylcyclotransferase family protein, whose translation MGIKVFGFGSLINEDSLRKTAPNAFDLKVGYIYGYNRIFDIKASNRFCSICGKYTSALNIFEVDYESFMGGVLFEVSEKEFGYLKEREKSYIMKQIEVYNQFGEFIDNAYVFYRKGHKKYGFLKNSPKQREYLSLCVAGASSIGESFAKNFYQTTFIGEKTLEEYIHNNKLFQDILNLQNRFQSQKNPSE comes from the coding sequence ATGTGAATAAAAGTATTTTGATTTGGGTCGTTAATCAATGAGGACTCACTTAGAAAGACTGCACCAAATGCATTTGATTTGAAGGTATGATATATATACTGATACAATAGAATATTTGATATAAAAGCATCAAATAGATTTTGTAGTATTTGTGGTAAGTATACATCTGCTTTAAATATTTTTGAGGTAGATTATGAATCTTTCATGTGATGAGTTTTGTTTGAGGTATCAGAGAAGGAGTTTTGATATCTAAAAGAGAGAGAAAAATCATATATAATGAAACAAATAGAAGTTTATAATCAGTTTTGAGAATTTATTGATAATGCATATGTTTTTTATAGGAAATGACATAAAAAGTATGGTTTTTTAAAAAATTCACCTAAGCAAAGAGAGTATTTATCTTTATGTGTTGCTTGAGCCTCTAGTATTTGAGAAAGTTTTGCAAAAAATTTTTATCAAACAACTTTTATATGAGAAAAAACATTAGAGGAGTACATACATAATAATAAATTGTTTCAGGATATTTTGAACTTACAAAATAGGTTCCAATCACAAAAAAACCCGTCTGAATAG
- a CDS encoding type IV secretory system conjugative DNA transfer family protein: MNFLIGLLVVLFLCFLLYFIGKGIHFYYYKKNLEKKAEELRFLQVKIPRRDADSDQSQDNVQSMKQNIEIMTQFLNSLSSMHDDSYKAKFYGQKYISLEIYVEKEVVKFALGVPKDHIETFEKLISSFYAGAVIDYISQPNILEGGKFADGGYFSLAKKDELPIQTYENLEADPMDSILSTFSMPNRDEKLLLQVITTPMGEKEQSDFKKSIESEKKDDGGGIWAFLKSIIVNLFNFEGEGKDDSSDDKKEKYSGNLSSEIDKKAESEMFRVQIRAIATSVNQDRPQKILKDLERSISQYHLVGLNKIKFSKMKDFESFCKDVSLRLPIDGYFSYKNIKNPNLGQRLSKKEVASLYHLPHSRYNKNSRIKWQNYKIVAAPDGLPKDGILLGHNLFAGQKKEVRLSAEDRFRHFYCIGQTGTGKTTMLLNQAKDDLQNGRGFCFIDPHGDFCEDLLGYFPKERINDLIYFDASNFEYPMGLNAFEAETEEEKDVVTNDLVDMFIQLYGHEIFGPRLQDYFRNGALTLMDQPDGGTLVEIVRLFADEAFQKAKLKHLRNPVVRSWWEKTYAAMGDREKAEAIPFFQAKFGQFTTTPIIRNIIGQTTSSFNMFDAMQEGKVILVNLSKGLVGEINSELIGRILTTQIKVAALRRANMPAEKRQPFYLYIDEFQNYVSQSIESILSEARKYKLGLAVAHQYIDQLKTHGLGGDLDLSKAIFGNVGSIMAYKVGPEDAEFLERLYSPEFSKSDLVNMDKFKGVMRLSVDSQPTKPFSIAAENPYTPYINNEEKRDVIKEISALKWGRKKELVEKEVYYRVGA; the protein is encoded by the coding sequence ATGAATTTCTTGATTGGGCTGTTGGTGGTTTTGTTTCTTTGTTTTTTGTTATATTTTATTTGAAAATGAATACATTTTTACTATTACAAAAAAAATCTAGAAAAAAAAGCAGAGGAACTAAGATTTCTTCAGGTAAAGATCCCTCGTAGAGATGCAGATTCTGATCAAAGTCAAGACAATGTACAATCAATGAAACAAAATATAGAGATAATGACTCAGTTTTTAAATAGTTTATCATCTATGCATGATGATAGTTATAAAGCCAAATTTTACTGACAAAAATATATAAGTTTGGAAATATATGTAGAAAAAGAGGTTGTAAAATTTGCTTTATGAGTTCCAAAAGATCATATTGAAACATTTGAAAAGTTGATATCATCATTTTACGCATGAGCAGTAATAGACTATATTTCTCAACCAAATATACTTGAATGATGAAAGTTTGCAGATTGATGATATTTTAGTTTAGCCAAAAAAGATGAGCTACCTATACAAACTTATGAAAATCTAGAAGCTGATCCAATGGATAGTATATTATCAACTTTTTCTATGCCAAATCGGGATGAAAAACTTTTGTTGCAAGTGATAACTACTCCTATGTGAGAGAAAGAGCAATCTGATTTCAAAAAAAGTATAGAAAGTGAGAAAAAAGATGATTGATGAGGTATTTGGGCTTTTTTGAAGTCCATAATAGTAAATCTTTTTAATTTTGAGGGTGAATGAAAAGATGATTCTTCTGATGATAAAAAAGAAAAATATTCTTGAAATCTTTCTTCTGAAATAGATAAAAAAGCCGAGTCAGAAATGTTTAGAGTACAAATAAGAGCTATTGCAACAAGTGTTAATCAGGATAGACCCCAAAAAATACTTAAAGATTTAGAAAGATCCATATCTCAATATCATCTTGTATGATTAAACAAGATCAAGTTTTCAAAAATGAAGGATTTTGAAAGTTTTTGTAAAGATGTATCTTTAAGGCTACCAATAGATTGATATTTTTCATATAAAAATATAAAAAATCCCAATTTATGACAAAGACTAAGCAAAAAAGAAGTTGCTTCATTGTATCATTTACCTCATAGTAGATACAACAAGAACTCAAGAATAAAATGGCAAAACTATAAGATAGTTGCAGCTCCTGATGGTCTTCCAAAAGACTGAATTTTGCTGGGTCACAATTTGTTTGCATGACAGAAAAAAGAAGTAAGGCTGTCTGCTGAAGACAGGTTTAGACATTTTTATTGTATTTGACAAACTGGTACTGGTAAGACAACCATGCTTTTGAATCAAGCAAAAGATGATCTACAAAACTGAAGATGATTTTGTTTTATAGATCCACATGGTGATTTTTGTGAAGACTTACTTTGATATTTTCCAAAAGAAAGAATAAATGATTTAATATATTTTGATGCATCAAATTTTGAATATCCTATGTGATTAAATGCATTTGAAGCAGAAACGGAAGAGGAAAAGGATGTGGTAACGAATGATTTGGTAGATATGTTTATACAGCTTTATTGACATGAAATTTTTGGTCCAAGACTTCAGGATTATTTCAGAAATGGGGCTCTTACTCTTATGGACCAACCTGATTGATGAACCTTGGTGGAGATAGTTAGATTGTTTGCAGATGAGGCTTTCCAAAAAGCCAAACTTAAACATCTTAGAAATCCTGTTGTGAGAAGTTGGTGGGAAAAAACTTATGCTGCTATGTGAGACAGAGAAAAAGCAGAAGCTATTCCATTTTTCCAGGCTAAATTTGGGCAGTTTACAACTACACCAATTATTAGAAATATAATATGACAAACAACTTCTTCTTTCAATATGTTTGATGCAATGCAAGAATGAAAAGTAATACTAGTAAATCTTAGTAAGTGATTGGTTTGAGAAATCAACAGTGAGTTGATATGAAGAATACTAACTACTCAAATAAAAGTTGCAGCATTAAGAAGAGCTAATATGCCTGCAGAGAAGAGGCAGCCCTTTTATCTTTATATAGATGAGTTTCAAAATTATGTAAGTCAATCTATAGAAAGTATACTTTCTGAGGCAAGAAAATATAAACTTGGATTAGCAGTTGCTCATCAGTATATAGATCAGCTAAAGACTCATTGATTATGATGAGACCTTGATTTGTCAAAAGCTATATTTGGTAATGTATGAAGTATTATGGCATACAAGGTTTGACCTGAAGATGCAGAATTTTTGGAAAGACTTTATTCTCCAGAATTTAGTAAATCTGACTTAGTAAATATGGACAAATTTAAGTGAGTTATGAGATTGTCAGTAGACTCTCAGCCAACAAAGCCTTTTTCAATAGCAGCAGAAAATCCTTATACACCATACATAAATAACGAAGAAAAAAGAGATGTTATCAAAGAAATATCAGCTTTGAAATGGTGAAGGAAAAAAGAACTTGTTGAAAAAGAGGTATATTATAGAGTATGAGCATAA
- a CDS encoding RNA polymerase sigma factor yields MYTVVQLLNPLRILFVENSNQKGYTFSTEDNDIIENVLNGYKDDFQIIIEKYTDKIFRYTYYHFNFSKDLAEEVTQEIFLHVWKKLDKFDKSKKFQPWLYRIAYNYCIDYIRKEGKGEVYNIEDIQIESKEDNNLLDKEYKKSLIYSLLKELNDKQKQAIILFYFEEKSYEDIAYIFGESTSYVGTCIYRAKQKLKKIIQSNPKLEQALEFDLM; encoded by the coding sequence ATGTATACTGTAGTACAACTTTTAAATCCTCTTAGAATACTATTTGTAGAAAACTCAAATCAGAAATGATATACATTTTCAACCGAAGATAATGATATAATAGAAAATGTTTTGAATTGATACAAGGATGATTTCCAGATAATTATAGAAAAATATACAGACAAAATCTTTAGGTATACATATTATCATTTTAATTTTTCAAAAGACTTGGCTGAAGAAGTTACTCAAGAGATATTCCTACATGTATGGAAAAAACTTGATAAGTTCGATAAATCAAAAAAATTTCAACCATGGCTTTATAGGATAGCTTATAATTATTGTATTGATTATATTAGGAAAGAAGGTAAGTGAGAAGTTTATAATATAGAAGATATTCAGATTGAATCAAAAGAAGATAACAATCTTTTGGATAAAGAATACAAGAAAAGTTTAATATACAGTTTATTGAAGGAGTTAAATGATAAGCAAAAACAAGCTATAATTTTATTTTACTTTGAAGAAAAAAGTTATGAGGATATAGCATATATTTTTTGAGAGAGTACGTCTTATGTGTGAACCTGTATATATAGAGCAAAGCAAAAATTAAAAAAGATAATTCAGTCCAACCCAAAACTAGAGCAAGCTTTAGAATTTGACCTTATGTAA
- a CDS encoding HemK family protein methyltransferase has translation MKIIDLLSNKQFKNKKVIEKLICSNLGITKETLFLKYEQDISDNIVEKINQQYQKHQQENMPLEYILGYVEFFGLRFEVNDKTLIPRPETEYMIQSINEFIQQNPQKYNIIDVGTGCGVLGISTAYHNKDHINKLLLMDISEDALIIAQKNQQNIIPQQSKNIQIKESNLLEKFLLNIGEYQNSQNIIIGNLPYIPDETFENEVEENVKEWEPKIAFVGGDDGLDLYRKMFDQIIFQEENFEFTMFLEMMKDQVEILENEYQKYFSFKVLKTFHFNIKILKVSKKQ, from the coding sequence ATGAAAATAATTGACTTATTATCAAACAAACAATTCAAAAACAAAAAAGTAATAGAAAAACTAATATGTAGTAATTTATGAATTACAAAAGAAACACTATTTTTGAAATACGAACAAGATATTTCTGATAACATAGTAGAGAAAATAAATCAACAATATCAAAAACATCAACAAGAAAATATGCCACTGGAATACATACTTGGCTATGTAGAGTTTTTTTGATTAAGATTTGAAGTAAATGATAAAACTTTGATACCCCGCCCTGAGACAGAATACATGATACAATCAATCAATGAGTTTATCCAGCAAAATCCACAAAAATATAACATAATAGATGTATGAACATGATGTTGAGTATTATGAATTAGTACAGCATATCACAACAAAGACCATATCAACAAATTATTGCTTATGGATATTAGTGAAGATGCTTTGATCATTGCACAAAAAAATCAACAAAATATTATACCCCAACAATCCAAAAACATACAAATAAAAGAAAGCAACTTACTGGAAAAGTTTTTACTAAATATCTGAGAATACCAAAATTCTCAAAATATCATAATATGAAACCTACCCTACATCCCAGATGAAACCTTTGAAAATGAAGTAGAAGAAAACGTAAAAGAATGGGAACCCAAAATTGCTTTTGTATGATGAGATGATTGATTAGATTTGTACAGAAAAATGTTTGATCAGATAATTTTTCAAGAAGAAAACTTTGAGTTTACTATGTTTTTGGAAATGATGAAAGATCAAGTTGAGATACTTGAAAATGAGTATCAAAAATATTTTAGTTTCAAAGTACTAAAAACTTTTCACTTCAATATCAAAATTTTGAAAGTTTCAAAAAAACAGTAA